The Mycolicibacterium aichiense region AAACACCTGGCTTCAACCCCTATTTAGTACGCGCCCGCGCCTCGTCCATTGCGCACGCCATGACCGCTCGCCTCAAAGGCGGCTACTACGTTCCGCACGCGCCCGCACAGTTTCAGGTAGATAAGGCTGGCGGCGGTAAGCGAACCATCACGACGTTCGAGATAGCGGACGAAGTAATTTCGAACCGGCTCCTCCGATCACTGTCCCGCAAGAACTTGTCAAAGATGAGTTCGCGATCCTACGCATACCGACCGGGCCTATCTCCACATGATGCTTTGTCCTACGCAAGGTACGAACTCAAGACCAAGCATCGACTTTTCGTTGCAGAATACGACTTCACCAAATTCTTTGACAGAATAGATCACGACTATCTCTTCAAGGCCATGCAGCGTTTGGATATAATAATGACCCCCCTTGAGGAGAGTCTCATCCGTTCGTTTCTAAGTATCCGCCCAGTGGAAATCGAATCCACAGGCGGGGATGAAATAAAATCAGGCGCAGTAGGACTGGCCCAGGGAACGTCGATAAGCCTCTTCCTAGCGAATATCGCCGCGACCGAGATGGACCGCGAACTTGAGCGACTAGGTGTTGGCTTTGTGCGCTATGCGGACGATACGTTGATATGGAGTTCTGATTACGGACGAATCTGTAGTGCGGCCGAGCTTCTGCATGAGGCGGCCGAGCAGATAGGCTCCCCAATCAACGTCAAGAAGAGCGAAGGCATCCGCCTCCTGGTGCGGAATGCCGGAGCCAAGACGGAACTCAACAAGGCCACATCGATCAACTATTTGGGACATTCTTTAACACTGCGCGATATGCGTATTGGAGAAAACGCCGTTGAACGAATTAAACAAAAGATAAGCGGATTCATCTACAATAACCTCATTCGTGAACCACTTCGCCATCAGCAGTCGCCGAGTCAACTAACAGTTAATGATCGGGACTACGTCACATGCCTATTGCAGATTCGTAGATATATATATGGCCCACTCAGCGAGAAGGAAATCCGCCGATACTTAGATGGGACGGTTCCATTCATGCGCTTTGAAGGCGTAATGGCGTTCTATCCACTAGTGAATGATAACGCACAGTTGCGCGCCCTCGATGGATGGTTATCTAACCAAGTCTGGCTCGCCACTCGCCGGCGACGTAATCTCCTAACCGAACAAGGCTTACCTACCCCGAGGCCACTCGGGTTATCGAAGCAAGAACTTGTCGGCTTCAAGACGACCTCTTCAACCAGCGGCCGTGATGTCGACCTACGAATTCCGAGCTTCCTCCGCATCTCAAAGGTTCTTCGTGAGGCAACAGAGACCTACGGATTCAGCGTTGTGCCCGGGGGCGCCACGCTGTACGCATACGACTAGCGAGACCTGCTCATATTAGTGCCCCCAATGAGACTCGAACCGGGCCGACCGGACGACTTGGGGCCCAACTCATGCAATGGCATGCGCATCTGCACCTGTGGCCTGACACATTCGCTCAAAATGCTCTGGGTCTGCGAATTTGAAAAACTTCATACATCGGCGAATCTGACCATGTACTACGCGCCCATCGAGCACGTCGATGCTTTCATGCCCCTCCCCATGCGAGAATCGGTTACAGAAGTCGTAGACGTCGCGATACGGATTTTCGGTAGCAACGTCCATTAATGACGCTAGGCGCTGATCGAAGTTGCCGAGGTGCGGTGCCTTATAGCTGGTAAAGACTTCCAATACGCGACGGGCCGCATTCGGCAAGAGAAACAGACGGTCGTGACTAGGTCCGTTGGCCACACCGTCCATCACTTGCCTGAACAGGTAGGCATACTCCGTGGTCTGTTGCAGCAGCATCGCAGGTAGTGGTGCGATCCTGGTGCGGCGAACACCTTGGTCCAATGAAGCGTACATCTCAAGAAAGGTGGCCTTGGGAAACCGCGCCTCGTCGGCGTTCTGCTCTTTGAGGATCTTCCTCCGCGAGTCGCTCCATGCGTTCTTCTGCGATTTAAGGAAGAGTCCAAGAAGCCCGAAATCATGGGTGAGAACAACGAACTGCCCGAACCCCCTAAGCGAGTCGACAAGCCACTGATGCGTTGCGAATAACGCTTCGCGGTCAAGCGAACTCGACGGATCATCAATAACGACGAGGCGTGCAGCTTTGTCGCCACTTACGGTCTCGTCTTCCAGTTTGCGAAGGAAATAGAGCAGCGACAATGTGGTGCGCTCGCCGTCGCTTAGGTGGGTGGCCGGGGCACCCCCGCGGAGGCATGCGTACGATTTTCCGTCGTCCGTGACGCCAACACTGAGGTGGTCTTTGCCATACACGCGGGCTGAGTCCTTGGTAAGCGTCTCGGCCATCTGGCTGTTTGAGAATTGCTGTTGACGGATCGCTGCGAGTGTCCTTGAAGCAAGATCAGCAGCATCATTTGCGGCCTTCGCATCTGCTTGCGCACCCTGCGCAGCCGATTCTGCGTTGCGAAAGGCTTCACTCCGCGAGCCAAGAATATGGTTCAAGACCGTCTCGTAGCGAGCTTCAACGACGACATTGTGTTGATCAGCCTGCTCATTGTGCTCGGCAACAGCCTGCTGCAAAGGAGCACACAATAGATCGGTAGCAAGTATGTTCACATCCGGTACCCCTGGCGTGACGCTTGGGTCATCGGCCTTAAGTTGGAGTGCTTTCCTCACCTCTTCCAGCGCCGCGAGCCGCGCCGCCACCTCCGCCGCGACCACCTTCACATGGACGCCGTACCCGTCGCGGACCTCACTACACAGTTCCTTCGGGTCTGGCATGTTAGCGAGCCAGCCCTCGAAAGCCACCTTTGTTGCATTGACCTGTTGGAGCAACGAAAGCGCACGCTCACGGATCTGAAACCAGCTTTGGTCGAAGTGCTTGGCTAGCTTCGCACGACGCTCGTTCGTAAGCGGTCCCGCGCAGAAGAGGCACTCGTCCAGATGCTCGTGAAGCGGCATGCCTTGTTCAACCCATGCCTGCCGAACTTGGTCAGCGGCAAGCGTTTCGAGGGCGACGCGAGTTGGTGTTTCAGCGAGCAAGGCACCAAGGACCTCAAGATCGACCACCCGTCCGGTAGGTGGGTCCGGAATTGCTCTCACACGGTCGGCAGCGCCTTCCCCGAGTCGCTTAAGAGCCTCAGCGTGTTGGCTCTCATCAGGGAACTCCCCGTTGTAGTCGCGAAGCTTCCCCTCAACGACGGGCATTGAGTAGCGATTCTTGGAGAAGCGCTGGTAGTCGAATTCACGCAGTTGATCGGCCACGGCGTTCTGAGCGGCGGTGGCAAGCTTCCGCGCCCTCGAAGTGTGATCCTGCCGCTTCTTGTCCGCCTCTTGGGCCTTAGCGCGATGGTCTTCGATCTGCCGTGATAACTCCTTCTCCCGCTCCTTCGCTTCGATCGCCTCTTCGCCGAGCGTCACGATGGGGGAAGCAGTTGCTCCGTCGAGGAACTGCGACAGGTTGCGTTGTACCCACGCCTTCGTGAACACCGCGACAGCAGGCGACGGTCCGCCGTGCCCTGCACGCACGGTGTGCTGCTGTCCATTCTCGTCTTCCCACAGAACCTCGGTGGAACTGCCATCGGAAGCGATCTCGAAGAGCAGCGACGCGAACGAGGATTTTCCGCTTCCGTTGTGGCCGTAGATAACCGAGCGCTTACCCAACGGCAGGTCAGCCGGCCAGAATCCTCTGCTCAACGAGCGATACGAACCGGTAGGTTCTAAACGACGAAGCATGGAGCGACTTTAGCGAGGCCAGGCGACAGGTTCGGCCCAAATTCGGCCCGCGCGGCGCAACTGGCGTAAGCCGCTGCTCTAGATCGACTTGTTTCAAATCTAATATTGGTGGGTGCTCAAAAGTCGGAGCAGTTGTATCCGAGCGATTGCTCGCACGATCCGCAGCACCAAGGAGTAGGGCGACCGCGACGCCGGGTCGGTCGGCGGCGCGCCCGGCAAGACCGTCGAAGTCCAACGTCGCTGATCAAGCTGTGTTCGTATGCAGGAGGCTGGCGAGGGGATACGCCTCTTCGACAACGGCAGTAGCCATGTCGACTGCCGTCTGCGCCTGCTCGTCTGTCAATGCGTGACCGCGGTGAGTTGCGTAATTCCGCGGCTTAATAAGGTCTTCATCTAGTCGGTGGGATAGCAGCCCCTTGCGCAGGTCCCTCAGCAATCGTGCGCGTCCCTCGAGCGCTCGATACCTCGCGTCTAGTGCTTTCTTCACTATATCGGTGGTGTTGGCCGTAGCGAGGTAGTTGTCGATGAGCTTAGTCATTGCAAGCTCTGCTGCAGTCGCAGCGTCAATTACCGCCCTCCGCGTCTGACCTGTGTTCAACAGTGAACGCGCATCACGAATCAACATCCATTCCGTCGGGGGTGCACCTCCGTCGCCGGTAGCGGCTATGCACGCCTGGAGATTCTGTAGCTCCAAGGGGGTTGGCTGTACACGATTTTCAGTCGCGTACCCATAACTTTCTTCGCTCATGCGCTGCCCGTCCGCATCCGTTGTCCACGCCTCAACGTTCCAGCTTTTGTAGAAGAAGGCCGCCGAGATCCCTGAATTGCCGCCGCCGATCTGTACGAAGTCTTGCGATGTCAAAATGCTTACCCAAGAAGTGAAGCGCGCCCACCAATCCTCAAGCTCCATCACGAATTTATCGGCGGCAGCTTCGAATTCCTCGTCGGTGGACGCCGTCAGCGATGTGTAGAACCGGCAGCGCAAGACGCGGAACTGGACCTCGTCTAACTCATCATCGTCCACCGGTAGACCGGCCAGTGAAAGCAGCGCCCGCACTTTCAGCGTGCCGAGGTCCGGAAGCACGAGCCCCCAGGCGTCCTGGTCCTGATCCTCATCCTCGTCGATTGGGCCATAGGTCCATCGAGGCGAACGCAGCGTCGGATGCGGGCGACGCGTGTCAAGCTGCGGCAAGCTGATAATGATGTCGTGGTTCGCGGTCCGCGACTTGAACTCTCCGCTCAAGCAATCCGGCGTCACGATGAGCCCCTGACCCCCACACTCAAAATGTCCCTCCAGCGGCCACTCTCTCGCTACGCGGTCGCCTGAAGAATCATCGTCGGCCATCCGTGCATCATTCCAGCGGAGAATTGGGCGCACCATCGAATGAGTCTGTTCAGTGCCGGTCACGCAACCGCTCCGTTCCCCACTTGGGCACGATCACCACGTCTAGCAAGCTCCGGTAACCGGCAGCCGTCTTAGGTGCCCGGTTAGCAGCCTTAGCCGCAAACCAAGTCTCAGCCACGGTCCCGAAGGTCACAGCGGAGGTGCGGATCGGCATATGTGCCGGTAATCAGCGCCGTCGTGATCCCATCAATGTGGCGCTTCGCATCGGCGCGCCGGTCAAACGCCGTTCTGCGCTCCTGGCCGTCGTGGTCCACCCACCGAGCTAGCCAACGCTTGCCCTGGCCGTGACGCACGGTACATACCAGCGCGCCACTCTTGCCGTGCTTCGGGTCGGTACACCAGACCGGGCCAGGCATGTTGGCAGCGGGCCAGTTGACCTGTTCGCCGCGCCGCGCTGGCCGGTGCCAACGGTCCTCCTCGCCTGCCCGGTCGTTTCGCTTGGTCGGTGCGCTCATGGTCCGCAGCATGGAAGATCGCTGCGGACTGTACGCGGACTGACGCGCCGTGCGGACTGGCCGCTTCGGCATATTTCCTGTTAAACCGTGCCCCCAGTGAGACTCGAACTCACACTGTGCGGATTTTAAGTCCGCTGCCTCTGCCAATTGGGCTATGGGGGCGCGCGCCGGGCGATCGGCGCGCCCATGACGTTAGCGCGTGCGACCTCGGGCTCCGATGACCA contains the following coding sequences:
- a CDS encoding reverse transcriptase/maturase family protein, whose amino-acid sequence is MWWKLQEKLELASNRLIKEHEEYAKWVIDENARRSRRCTETPELLSVQRPPTWQKTPGFNPYLVRARASSIAHAMTARLKGGYYVPHAPAQFQVDKAGGGKRTITTFEIADEVISNRLLRSLSRKNLSKMSSRSYAYRPGLSPHDALSYARYELKTKHRLFVAEYDFTKFFDRIDHDYLFKAMQRLDIIMTPLEESLIRSFLSIRPVEIESTGGDEIKSGAVGLAQGTSISLFLANIAATEMDRELERLGVGFVRYADDTLIWSSDYGRICSAAELLHEAAEQIGSPINVKKSEGIRLLVRNAGAKTELNKATSINYLGHSLTLRDMRIGENAVERIKQKISGFIYNNLIREPLRHQQSPSQLTVNDRDYVTCLLQIRRYIYGPLSEKEIRRYLDGTVPFMRFEGVMAFYPLVNDNAQLRALDGWLSNQVWLATRRRRNLLTEQGLPTPRPLGLSKQELVGFKTTSSTSGRDVDLRIPSFLRISKVLREATETYGFSVVPGGATLYAYD
- a CDS encoding AAA family ATPase, producing the protein MSRGFWPADLPLGKRSVIYGHNGSGKSSFASLLFEIASDGSSTEVLWEDENGQQHTVRAGHGGPSPAVAVFTKAWVQRNLSQFLDGATASPIVTLGEEAIEAKEREKELSRQIEDHRAKAQEADKKRQDHTSRARKLATAAQNAVADQLREFDYQRFSKNRYSMPVVEGKLRDYNGEFPDESQHAEALKRLGEGAADRVRAIPDPPTGRVVDLEVLGALLAETPTRVALETLAADQVRQAWVEQGMPLHEHLDECLFCAGPLTNERRAKLAKHFDQSWFQIRERALSLLQQVNATKVAFEGWLANMPDPKELCSEVRDGYGVHVKVVAAEVAARLAALEEVRKALQLKADDPSVTPGVPDVNILATDLLCAPLQQAVAEHNEQADQHNVVVEARYETVLNHILGSRSEAFRNAESAAQGAQADAKAANDAADLASRTLAAIRQQQFSNSQMAETLTKDSARVYGKDHLSVGVTDDGKSYACLRGGAPATHLSDGERTTLSLLYFLRKLEDETVSGDKAARLVVIDDPSSSLDREALFATHQWLVDSLRGFGQFVVLTHDFGLLGLFLKSQKNAWSDSRRKILKEQNADEARFPKATFLEMYASLDQGVRRTRIAPLPAMLLQQTTEYAYLFRQVMDGVANGPSHDRLFLLPNAARRVLEVFTSYKAPHLGNFDQRLASLMDVATENPYRDVYDFCNRFSHGEGHESIDVLDGRVVHGQIRRCMKFFKFADPEHFERMCQATGADAHAIA